In the genome of Kitasatospora cathayae, one region contains:
- a CDS encoding TetR/AcrR family transcriptional regulator — MAREKARDLRAGVALLWGEQGQPTRGPKPSLTPQRIAAAAVVIADTEGLDAVSMNKVAVGLGVSAMALYRYVPGKAELVELMVESVLAEAPDLSTAGPGWRERITAWARRSAEIHRAHPWLLAVTAMRRQLMGPNQLGWLDAALAALEPSGLTAAEQHRVFVLVAGLVRTLAQQDADFDEQHSAEWNHLTGELLERHADRFPTLTRAIAAGAFAPDPVDPLEFGLARILDGIQLLLDQPTKPA, encoded by the coding sequence ATGGCCAGGGAGAAGGCGCGCGACCTGCGCGCGGGCGTCGCACTGCTGTGGGGTGAGCAGGGCCAGCCGACCCGGGGGCCCAAGCCGAGCCTCACCCCCCAGCGCATCGCCGCCGCCGCGGTGGTGATCGCCGACACCGAGGGGCTGGACGCCGTCTCGATGAACAAGGTCGCCGTCGGGCTCGGCGTCTCGGCGATGGCGCTCTACCGCTACGTGCCCGGCAAGGCCGAACTGGTCGAGCTGATGGTCGAGTCCGTCCTCGCCGAGGCCCCCGACCTGTCGACGGCCGGGCCCGGCTGGCGGGAGCGGATCACCGCCTGGGCTCGCCGCTCCGCGGAGATCCACCGCGCCCACCCCTGGCTGCTGGCGGTCACCGCCATGCGCCGCCAGCTGATGGGCCCCAACCAGCTCGGCTGGCTCGACGCCGCCCTCGCCGCCCTGGAGCCCAGCGGGCTGACCGCGGCCGAGCAGCACCGGGTGTTCGTCCTGGTCGCGGGCCTGGTGCGTACCCTCGCCCAGCAGGACGCCGACTTCGACGAGCAGCACAGCGCGGAGTGGAACCACCTCACCGGCGAGCTGCTGGAACGCCACGCCGACCGCTTCCCCACCCTCACCCGGGCCATCGCCGCCGGGGCCTTCGCCCCCGACCCGGTCGACCCGCTGGAGTTCGGGCTCGCCCGGATCCTCGACGGGATCCAGCTGCTCCTCGACCAGCCGACGAAGCCCGCGTAG